In Halichondria panicea chromosome 13, odHalPani1.1, whole genome shotgun sequence, one genomic interval encodes:
- the LOC135346455 gene encoding NACHT, LRR and PYD domains-containing protein 12-like, whose product MEALSELVEGIKEAYRERQLNTEERWPPVRGDKLINLQLVEAAKEEGFRAGLPQHGASDDKVKRTPILHGDLFKVEESKKPVKKFIVEGNAGIGKTTLCTMLAEGDQLVSSASSLPDLLALHHPDEIICESVTQQLKKTRGKGVLIIADGWDELSEANRLKRSFLHNLLFGRLLPSASILLTSRPSASVPLHNLPSVNRVVEVVGFNEENIKQYIESEFEQFPEKASSLIEQLENKPVIQSVCSVPLNCTIVCNLWHTSDQELPRTLTELYTQIVLSIILRNVKKKFPDCPISLNNFDEIPNNLQDTFWLTCEFAYECLLLDQLVFSEAKLSSCLPNIGDKLLCFGLLQSARSLLPVGHGLSFHFAHLTIQEFLAALHLATLPDEEKLKVVETNADSGRFDMVWRFMFGLASKHDGRPSRSDKVISLDDESQYTVTCEMLNLHPNSLTTMNLDGFNFSGIAGTMFLAKILQAFQSLELLSCSYCSLTSADIIMLIHHLKSANVVCKNLYSLDLRDNSIDDEGVITLTKCLPELFPSLDSFTVSFQGAVYFRGNPVSEEFILMCNEQLKVLTL is encoded by the exons ATGGAAGCATTGAGTGAGCTTGTTGAAGGAATTAAAGAGGCTTACAGAGAGAGGCAATTAAACACTGAAGAGCGATGGCCACCAGTTAGAGGAGACAAGCTGATAAACTTGCAGTTAGTGGAGGCTGCAAAAGAAGAAGGATTTAGAGCTGGCTTGCCACAACATGGTGCATCTGATGATAAGGTCAAACGTACTCCAATTCTCCATGGTGACCTGTTCAAAGTTGAAGAAAGCAAGAAACCAGTCAAAAAGTTCATCGTTGAAGGTAATGCTGGGATTGGTAAAACCACACTGTGTACCATGCTTGCTGAAGG AGATCAGTTAGTCAGCTCAGCTTCTTCTCTTCCTGACCTCCTGGCCCTTCATCACCCCGATGAGATCATCTGTGAGTCTGTTACTCAACAACTAAAGAAGACAAGAGGAAAGGGAGTTCTGATCATAGCTGATGGATGGGACGAGCTCAGTGAAGCAAATCGTTTGAAGAGGTCTTTTTTACACAACCTTTTGTTTGGACGTCTTCTTCCTTCAGCTTCTATTCTTCTCACCTCACGACCTTCTGCTTCAGTTCCTCTTCATAACCTTCCTTCTGTGAACCGTGTGGTTGAGGTAGTTGGTTTTAATGAAGAGAATATCAAGCAGTACATAGAATCAGAGTTTGAGCAATTCCCAGAGAAAGCTTCTTCTCTTATCGAGCAGCTTGAGAACAAGCCAGTAATTCAGAGTGTGTGTTCTGTGCCCCTCAATTGTACCATTGTTTGTAACTTGTGGCACACTTCAGACCAAGAGCTTCCTCGTACGCTAACTGAGCTGTACACTCAAATTGTTCTTAGCATTATCCTTCGCAATGTCAAAAAGAAGTTCCCTGATTGTCCAATTAGCCTCAATAATTTTGATGAGATTCCGAATAATCTACAAGACACATTTTGGTTGACCTGTGAATTTGCCTACGAGTGCTTATTATTAGATCAGCTGGTTTTCTCAGAAGCTAAATTGTCCTCTTGCTTACCCAACATTGGTGACAAGTTGCTGTGCTTTGGTCTGTTGCAGTCTGCACGATCCCTTCTACCTGTTGGTCATGGCCTGTCTTTTCACTTTGCTCACCTGACCATCCAGGAGTTCTTGGCTGCCCTCCATCTTGCTACTCTACCCGATGAGGAGAAACTGAAAGTTGTTGAGACTAATGCTGACAGTGGCCGGTTTGACATGGTGTGGAGGTTTATGTTTGGTCTTGCTAGTAAACACGATGGCAGACCTAGTCGTAGTGATAAGGTGATCAGTTTGGATGATG AGTCTCAATACACAGTCACTTGTGAGATGCTGAATCTCCACCCAAACAGTTTAACAACAATGAACTTGGATGGCTTCAATTTCAGTGGAATTGCTGGAACTATGTTTTTGGCAAAGATTCTTCAAGCATTTCAATCACTGGAATTACTTAGCTGCTCCTACTGCTCTCTCACCTCTGCCGACATTATAATGCTTATCCATCATCTCAAGTCCGCTAATGTGGTATGTAAGAATTTATATTCGTTGGATCTCAGGGACAACTCCATTGATGATGAGGGAGTGATAACTCTTACCAAATGTCTACCAGAGCTGTTCCCTAGTCTGGACAGCTTCACTGTCAGTTTCCAAGGTGCTGTTTATTTCCGAGGTAATCCAGTGAGCGAGGAGTTCATACTCATGTGCAACGAACAGTTGAAGGTACTCACTCTATAG
- the LOC135346918 gene encoding uncharacterized protein LOC135346918 — translation MAPVISSAVSSNRIVYEVVNNVDTPSDVTDPDTLSQASPVEHHPTASDEATCTTALQYTYRTDQHTTDTAADVTEGDTSQDVLPSYPHTIPSGGDGLRTVTIEELKERTKVTDSQLDTEVKETDMLDLADHFDNVETYPAMLGLSPAEQKDVKYALFLNDMQTAMFHTLKVWRQHKRKPHLLINDSFPGITSCTLVTNFYDVTILLYL, via the exons ATGGCTCCAGTG ATATCTTCAGCTGTTTCCAGTAACCGAATAGTTTATGAGGTTGTCAATAATGTGGACACTCCTAGTGATGTCACTGATCCAGACACTCTCTCTCAAGCATCACCAGTAGAGCACCACCCCACAGCTAGTGACGAGGCTACTTGCACTACAGCCCTGCAGTATACATATAGAACAGATCAACATACAACAG AcacagctgctgatgtcactGAAGGAGATACCTCACAAGATGTCCTCCCTTCATATCCACACACCATTCCCTCAG GAGGTGATGGACTGAGGACTGTGACCATTGAGGAATTGAAGGAGCGTACAAAAGTGACCGACTCTCAACTTGATACTGAAGTGAAAGAGACAGACATGTTGGACCTGGCAGATCACTTTGACAATGTTGAGACCTACCCTGCTATGTTGGGGCTGAGCCCTGCTGAACAGAAAGATGTTAAATATGCTTTGTTTCTCAATGACATGCAAACAGCAATGTTTCATACTCTAAAGGTGTGGAGACAGCATAAGcggaaaccacacctcctAATTAATGACTCATTTCCGGGAATAACTAGTTGTACACTTGTTACAAATTTTTATGATGTTACAATTTTGTTGTACTTGTAA
- the LOC135346887 gene encoding NACHT, LRR and PYD domains-containing protein 3-like — protein sequence MCSWNYQSIDIYEKLNTGLLLGQFLGSLNLGSLSMEALSELVEGIKEAYRERQLNTEEQWPPVRGDKLINLQLVEAAKEEGFKAGLPQHGTPGDTVKRTPILHGDLFKIEESKKPVKKLIVEGNAGIGKTTLCTMLAEGWAEGKTLTQFNCVLLLPLRDQLVSSASSLPDLLALHHPDETICESVAQQLKKTRGKGVLIIADGWDELSEANRSKRSFLHSLLFGRLLPSASILLTSRPSVSAPLHNLPSVNRVVEVVGFNEESIKQYIESEFEQFPEKASSLIEQLENNPVIQSVCSVPLNCAIVCNLWHTLDQELPRTLTELYTQIVLNIILRNVKKKFPDCPISLNRFDEIPNDIQDVFWLTCEFAYECLLLDQLVFSKAELSSRLPEVGDKLQCFGLLQSARSLLPVGHGLSFHFAHLTIQEFLAALHLATLPNEEKLKIIEANADSGRFNMVWRFMFGLASKYNGSHSDKVISLDDSLMDQFLVAKYRDWLVVKNCGLLSSCHAAFEALDPRFSTKVGKMYGNDLLICDFSTLFDYVACFYVLRHAEQCCVMVIRISDCAIDDKLLKEITDILSNANGKLQVRELSLKQTKLSDKGVADLFKRASAAFTILGHLSLSKNNFTDIMSSFTHTSCTSLTRLDLSHNPLGVSGLQSLETAIQSGALMNLVYLHLSNTLTDDADVNGALLTTLLQSIASHCAKLVNLDISDNNLSLLGLCSVVENIPLGLDMIDLSVTHFTTSFHSESQYTVTCEMLTNLLTTIYLSDSNFSGTAGTLLLAKILQAFPSLEDLYCWRCSLTSTDIIMLIHHLKSANVICMNLHSLDLRNNCIDDEGVIALTECLPELFPSLESFFLNPHCYGVALHGNPVSEELIPMCNEQLKTIRESRNSAVLTEWERTCLPPQNQTMNRTFLSLWDTLLSDMADLEVISRSSAAYKPAEYYSIVYEVVDTVDTPSDVTDPDTLINEQSFSQASPVEHHPTASDEATCTALQSTHRTDQHTTDTAVLSDVIEGDTSQDVVTSFPHTIPSGAGGLRTVTIEELKECTKVTDSQLDTEIEETDMFDLADHFDNVETYPVMLGLSPAEQKDVKYALFLNDMQTAMFHTLKVWRQHNPGAATYRALVDVVLDMRMEELATYICQSAAI from the exons ATGTGTAGTTGGAACTATCAATCAATTGATATATACGAAAAACTTAACACTGGTTTATTATTGGGACAATTTTTAGGATCATTAAATTTAGGATCATTAAGTATGGAAGCATTGAGTGAGCTTGTTGAAGGAATTAAAGAGGCTTACAGAGAGAGGCAATTAAACACAGAGGAACAATGGCCACCAGTTAGAGGAGACAAGCTGATAAACTTGCAGTTAGTGGAGGCTGCAAAAGAAGAAGGATTTAAAGCTGGCTTGCCACAACATGGTACACCTGGTGATACGGTCAAACGTACTCCAATTCTCCATGGTGACCTGTTCAAAATTGAAGAAAGCAAGAAACCAGTCAAAAAGCTCATCGTTGAAGGTAATGCCGGGATTGGTAAAACCACACTGTGTACCATGCTTGCTGAAGGGTGGGCAGAGGGCAAGACCCTGACACAATTCAACTGTGTTCTGTTGCTTCCACTAAGAGATCAGTTAGTCAGCTCAGCTTCTTCTCTTCCTGACCTCCTGGCCCTTCATCACCCCGATGAGACCATCTGTGAGTCTGTTGCTCAACAACTAAAGAAGACAAGAGGAAAGGGAGTTCTGATCATAGCTGATGGATGGGACGAGCTCAGTGAAGCAAATCGTTCGAAGAGGTCTTTTTTACACAGCCTTTTGTTTGGACGTCTTCTTCCTTCAGCTTCTATTCTTCTCACCTCACGACCTTCTGTTTCAGCTCCTCTTCACAACCTTCCTTCTGTGAACCGTGTGGTTGAGGTAGTTGGTTTTAATGAAGAGAGTATCAAGCAGTACATAGAATCAGAGTTTGAGCAATTCCCAGAGAAAGCTTCTTCTCTTATCGAGCAGCTTGAGAACAACCCAGTTATTCAGAGTGTGTGTTCTGTGCCCCTCAATTGTGCCATTGTTTGTAACTTGTGGCACACTTTAGACCAAGAGCTTCCTCGTACGTTAACTGAGCTGTACACTCAAATTGTTCTTAACATTATCCTTCGCAATGTTAAAAAGAAGTTCCCTGATTGTCCGATTAGCCTAAATAGATTTGATGAGATTCCGAATGATATACAAGACGTATTCTGGTTGACCTGTGAGTTTGCCTACGAATGCTTATTATTAGATCAGCTGGTTTTCTCAAAAGCTGAATTGTCCTCTCGCTTACCCGAAGTTGGTGACAAGTTGCAGTGCTTTGGTCTGTTGCAGTCTGCACGATCACTTCTACCTGTCGGTCATGGCCTGTCTTTTCACTTTGCTCACCTGACCATCCAGGAGTTCTTGGCTGCCCTCCATCTTGCTACTCTACCCAATGAGGAGAAACTGAAGATTATTGAGGCTAATGCTGACAGTGGTCGGTTCAACATGGTGTGGAGGTTTATGTTTGGTCTTGCTAGTAAGTACAATGGTAGCCATAGTGATAAGGTGATCAGTTTGGATGATAGTTTGATGGATCAATTTTTAGTTGCTAAATATCGTGATTGGCTTGTTGTAAAAAATTGTGGTTTGTTGTCTTCATGTCATGCTGCTTTCGAAGCTTTAGACCCTAGATTCTCAACCAAAGTTGGTAAAATGTATGGGAACGATTTATTGATCTGTGATTTCAGCACTCTCTTTGACTATGTAGCTTGTTTCTATGTTCTTCGTCATGCTGAGCAGTGTTGTGTTATGGTTATCAGAATATCCGATTGTGCAATCGATGATAAACTGTTGAAGGAAATAACTGACATACTTTCTAATGCAAATGGTAAACTGCAAGTACGAGAATTATCCCTCAAACAGACTAAGTTGTCTGACAAAGGTGTTGCTGATCTATTCAAGAGAGCCTCAGCTGCCTTTACAATTTTAGGTCATCTCTCGTTGTCTAAGAACAACTTCACTGACATCATGTCGTCATTCACCCACACATCTTGTACGAGCCTCACACGACTGGACTTATCCCACAATCCTCTTGGAGTGTCTGGCCTACAGTCATTAGAGACAGCTATACAGTCTGGTGCTCTTATGAATCTGGTGTATCTACACTTGTCCAACACCCTCACTGACGATGCTGACGTCAATGGAGCTCTGCTGACCACCCTCTTACAGTCAATTGCCTCTCACTGTGCCAAACTGGTAAACTTGGATATCTCTGATAATAATCTTAGTTTACTTGGATTATGTTCAGTTGTGGAGAACATTCCATTAGGATTGGATATGATTGACTTATCAGTTACCCATTTCACCACTTCATTTCACTCAGAGTCTCAATACACAGTCACCTGTGAGATGCTCACAAACCTTTTAACAACAATATACTTGTCTGACTCCAATTTCAGTGGAACTGCCGGAACGCTCTTACTGGCAAAGATTCTTCAAGCATTTCCATCTCTAGAAGATCTTTACTGCTGGCGTTGTTCTCTCACCTCTACCGACATCATAATGCTTATCCACCATCTCAAGTCCGCTAATGTGATATGTATGAATTTACACTCGTTGGATCTCAGGAACAACTGCATTGATGACGAGGGAGTGATAGCTCTCACTGAGTGTCTACCAGAGCTGTTCCCTAGTCTGGAGAGTTTCTTTTTAAATCCTCATTGTTATGGTGTTGCTCTCCATGGTAATCCAGTGAGCGAGGAGTTGATACCCATGTGCAATGAACAGTTGAAG ACCATACGGGAATCAAGGAATTCTGCAGTGCTGACTGAGTGGGAGAGAACATGTTTACCTCCACAAAATCAAACA ATGAATCGTACTTTCCTTTCTCTTTGGGATACGCTACTGTCGGATATGGCTGATCTTGAAGTG ATATCTAGATCTTCAGCTGCTTACAAACCAGCGGAATACTACTCAATAGTTTATGAGGTTGTGGATACAGTGGACACTCCTAGTGATGTCACTGATCCAGACACTCTCATCAATGAACAGAGCTTCTCTCAAGCATCACCAGTAGAGCACCACCCCACAGCTAGTGACGAGGCTACTTGTACAGCcctgcagtctacacacagaacAGACCAACATACAACAG acacGGCTGTACTATCTGATGTGATTGAAGGAGATACCTCACAAGATGTCGTCACTTCATTTCCACATACCATTCCCTCAG GAGCTGGTGGACTCAGGACTGTGACCATTGAGGAATTGAAGGAGTGTACTAAAGTAACCGACTCTCAACTTGACACAGAAATTGAAGAGACAGACATGTTCGACCTGGCAGATCACTTTGACAATGTTGAGACGTACCCTGTGATGTTGGGACTTAGCCCTGCTGAACAGAAAGATGTTAAATATGCTTTGTTTCTCAATGACATGCAAACAGCAATGTTTCATACTCTAAAGGTGTGGAGACAGCATAATCCAGGTGCAGCTACGTACCGAGCACTAGTGGACGTCGTACTGGATATGAGAATGGAAGAATTGGCCACTTACATTTGTCAGTCAGCAGCTATATAA
- the LOC135346105 gene encoding uncharacterized protein LOC135346105 isoform X1 has protein sequence MTSLKQSGEHARTSLKVLQTLTYNCTGPDRLDQLATKLDTLITEFRAILPKTEGLILRPQARFSARKKTQQIKHKYLNLTSRLKRGRPKSYWKYRNRVGQKADALRKKDERAPESNTRCSGQRSVQQSPVKHMVKALRQAKEKLLEENAPSTLSHKAGEKKRKRCNEWSECKKEDCGSCHTCKDMLKFGGSGRKKQCCQYRKCRALKSANVLGLTLKQSGIQTCNQDVKVINTSVNMKNSTSFLMYHGRKIDQVLGDGNCLFRVLAKQLTGDSDKHGILRDKLCEFITVNSELLEGWVTAGVTLEEHLASVTKPNTWGTQLELKAAATLFNLDIYVATNYIWTMISPLKPVSSCCFLDKEWLIYFNSQRKSWLEICHQNGCHYDCINSIQCGKNITILPPPLKLGESANITIL, from the exons ATGACCTCACTAAAGCAAAGTGGTGAGCACGCTAGAACAAGCTTGAAAGTGTTACAAACACTCACCTACAACTGCACTGGTCCAGATCGGCTTGATCAATTGGCTACTAAGCTTGACACCCTCATCACAGAGTTTCGTGCAATTCTACCAAAAACTGAGGGATTGATTCTTCGGCCTCAAGCACGTTTCTCTGCAAGAAAGAAAACCCAACAAATCAAACACAAGTATCTGAACCTCACTTCAAGGCTAAAACGTGGACGCCCGAAGTCTTATTGGAAGTACAGAAACAGAGTGGGACAAAAAGCTGATGCTCTCCGTAAG AAAGACGAGAGAGCACCTGAAAGTAATACTCGTTGTTCTGGGCAACGTAGTGTACAACAGAGTCCTGTTAAACACATGGTAAAAGCACTAAGACAG GCAAAGGAGAAATTACTAGAGGAAAACGCTCCATCTACTCTCAGCCACAAAGCA GGAGAAAAGAAAAGGAAGAGGTGCAACGAATGGTCTGAGTGCAAAAAAGAGGATTGTGGTTCATGTCATACATGCAAAGATATGCTTAAATTTGGGGGCAGTGGACGCAAAAAACAATGCTGTCAATATAGAAAATGCAGAGCATTAAAATCAG CAAATGTCCTTGGTTTGACACTCAAACAATCGGGTATTCAGACTTGTAACCAAGACGTCAAGGTG ATAAACACAAGTGTAAACATGAAGAATTCcacatcatttttaatgtATCATGGACGGAAGATTGACCAAGTATTAGGGGATGGGAACTGTTTGTTTCGAGTGCTTGCTAAACAGTTAACAGGTGATTCAGACAAACATGGCATACTAAGAGACAAGCTATGTGAATTTATCACTGTAAACAGTGAGCTTCTAGAGGGGTGGGTCACAGCAGGGGTAACTCTTGAAGAACACCTGGCCTCTGTCACTAAGCCCAACACTTGGGGAACACAGCTGGAACTTAAAGCAGCAGCAACGCTGTTCAACCTTGATATATATGTTGCCACGAATTACATCTGGACAATGATATCTCCACTCAAACCCGTCAGTTCGTGTTGTTTTCTAGATAAAGAGTGGCTCATTTATTTCAACTCTCAACGTAAATCATGGCTAGAGATATGTCACCAAAATGGATGCCATTATGATTGCATAAATTCAATCCAATGTGGAAAAAACATAACCATCTTACCCCCTCCTCTGAAGCTAGGAGAGAGTGCAAACATCACTATTTTATGA
- the LOC135346105 gene encoding uncharacterized protein LOC135346105 isoform X2, whose product MTSLKQSGEHARTSLKVLQTLTYNCTGPDRLDQLATKLDTLITEFRAILPKTEGLILRPQARFSARKKTQQIKHKYLNLTSRLKRGRPKSYWKYRNRVGQKADALRKKDERAPESNTRCSGQRSVQQSPVKHMVKALRQAKEKLLEENAPSTLSHKAGEKKRKRCNEWSECKKEDCGSCHTCKDMLKFGGSGRKKQCCQYRKCRALKSANVLGLTLKQSGIQTCNQDVKINTSVNMKNSTSFLMYHGRKIDQVLGDGNCLFRVLAKQLTGDSDKHGILRDKLCEFITVNSELLEGWVTAGVTLEEHLASVTKPNTWGTQLELKAAATLFNLDIYVATNYIWTMISPLKPVSSCCFLDKEWLIYFNSQRKSWLEICHQNGCHYDCINSIQCGKNITILPPPLKLGESANITIL is encoded by the exons ATGACCTCACTAAAGCAAAGTGGTGAGCACGCTAGAACAAGCTTGAAAGTGTTACAAACACTCACCTACAACTGCACTGGTCCAGATCGGCTTGATCAATTGGCTACTAAGCTTGACACCCTCATCACAGAGTTTCGTGCAATTCTACCAAAAACTGAGGGATTGATTCTTCGGCCTCAAGCACGTTTCTCTGCAAGAAAGAAAACCCAACAAATCAAACACAAGTATCTGAACCTCACTTCAAGGCTAAAACGTGGACGCCCGAAGTCTTATTGGAAGTACAGAAACAGAGTGGGACAAAAAGCTGATGCTCTCCGTAAG AAAGACGAGAGAGCACCTGAAAGTAATACTCGTTGTTCTGGGCAACGTAGTGTACAACAGAGTCCTGTTAAACACATGGTAAAAGCACTAAGACAG GCAAAGGAGAAATTACTAGAGGAAAACGCTCCATCTACTCTCAGCCACAAAGCA GGAGAAAAGAAAAGGAAGAGGTGCAACGAATGGTCTGAGTGCAAAAAAGAGGATTGTGGTTCATGTCATACATGCAAAGATATGCTTAAATTTGGGGGCAGTGGACGCAAAAAACAATGCTGTCAATATAGAAAATGCAGAGCATTAAAATCAG CAAATGTCCTTGGTTTGACACTCAAACAATCGGGTATTCAGACTTGTAACCAAGACGTCAAG ATAAACACAAGTGTAAACATGAAGAATTCcacatcatttttaatgtATCATGGACGGAAGATTGACCAAGTATTAGGGGATGGGAACTGTTTGTTTCGAGTGCTTGCTAAACAGTTAACAGGTGATTCAGACAAACATGGCATACTAAGAGACAAGCTATGTGAATTTATCACTGTAAACAGTGAGCTTCTAGAGGGGTGGGTCACAGCAGGGGTAACTCTTGAAGAACACCTGGCCTCTGTCACTAAGCCCAACACTTGGGGAACACAGCTGGAACTTAAAGCAGCAGCAACGCTGTTCAACCTTGATATATATGTTGCCACGAATTACATCTGGACAATGATATCTCCACTCAAACCCGTCAGTTCGTGTTGTTTTCTAGATAAAGAGTGGCTCATTTATTTCAACTCTCAACGTAAATCATGGCTAGAGATATGTCACCAAAATGGATGCCATTATGATTGCATAAATTCAATCCAATGTGGAAAAAACATAACCATCTTACCCCCTCCTCTGAAGCTAGGAGAGAGTGCAAACATCACTATTTTATGA
- the LOC135346105 gene encoding uncharacterized protein LOC135346105 isoform X3, with protein sequence MTSLKQSGEHARTSLKVLQTLTYNCTGPDRLDQLATKLDTLITEFRAILPKTEGLILRPQARFSARKKTQQIKHKYLNLTSRLKRGRPKSYWKYRNRVGQKADALRKKDERAPESNTRCSGQRSVQQSPVKHMVKALRQAKEKLLEENAPSTLSHKAGEKKRKRCNEWSECKKEDCGSCHTCKDMLKFGGSGRKKQCCQYRKCRALKSANVLGLTLKQSGIQTCNQDVKINTSVNMKNSTSFLMYHGRKIDQVLGDGNCLFRVLAKQLTVSF encoded by the exons ATGACCTCACTAAAGCAAAGTGGTGAGCACGCTAGAACAAGCTTGAAAGTGTTACAAACACTCACCTACAACTGCACTGGTCCAGATCGGCTTGATCAATTGGCTACTAAGCTTGACACCCTCATCACAGAGTTTCGTGCAATTCTACCAAAAACTGAGGGATTGATTCTTCGGCCTCAAGCACGTTTCTCTGCAAGAAAGAAAACCCAACAAATCAAACACAAGTATCTGAACCTCACTTCAAGGCTAAAACGTGGACGCCCGAAGTCTTATTGGAAGTACAGAAACAGAGTGGGACAAAAAGCTGATGCTCTCCGTAAG AAAGACGAGAGAGCACCTGAAAGTAATACTCGTTGTTCTGGGCAACGTAGTGTACAACAGAGTCCTGTTAAACACATGGTAAAAGCACTAAGACAG GCAAAGGAGAAATTACTAGAGGAAAACGCTCCATCTACTCTCAGCCACAAAGCA GGAGAAAAGAAAAGGAAGAGGTGCAACGAATGGTCTGAGTGCAAAAAAGAGGATTGTGGTTCATGTCATACATGCAAAGATATGCTTAAATTTGGGGGCAGTGGACGCAAAAAACAATGCTGTCAATATAGAAAATGCAGAGCATTAAAATCAG CAAATGTCCTTGGTTTGACACTCAAACAATCGGGTATTCAGACTTGTAACCAAGACGTCAAG ATAAACACAAGTGTAAACATGAAGAATTCcacatcatttttaatgtATCATGGACGGAAGATTGACCAAGTATTAGGGGATGGGAACTGTTTGTTTCGAGTGCTTGCTAAACAGTTAACAG TGAGCTTCTAG
- the LOC135346942 gene encoding E3 ubiquitin-protein ligase TRIM45-like yields the protein MHPTKHVLLKMASIELPVAEELSCSVCLSGFREPKVLPCCHSFCLHCLEGAHEKTKDHLTCPQCRAQHQVPPNGVKGFLNDYTLIPSKEDTHTPATCQQCEDNNNAVAYCNTCSHICNNCLAAHKRYKTFSSHKIVSHERGNGENESKFQPKKTYYCAIHPEENLKVYCKSCQMLDCVHCFVKKHCYGHDIGTIDNETRMEAKNTICKLADFTDSKLKEFEANLKYISLVEKDKAKRCAPLKSEINKEINELFAKLEETRKQLLKDVDDACTKDLKDVWAQKEYHETAITNMEGALSFARRALACKEDTELLALCAQVTSRLQELSQLKWDIQETEKIEITTVTYTLEVSDNVSVGEVGVRIDEPTIEIEPIDMPSTFEPLKTVTIKVMAAFANILNIMPRDHHNLELSGTVSYSFYYSKKNNFKEVTVEAATNQNEWTVSFEPPSGTTSVTLDLDASGQYGQQLVEGSETFCLCNP from the exons ATGCACCCCACAAAACATGTGCTACTAAAAATGGCCAGCATAGAGTTGCCAGTAGCTGAGGAGTTGAGTTGTAGTGTGTGTCTGAGTGGTTTCAGAGAGCCCAAAGTGTTGCCATGTTGCCACAGCTTCTGTCTCCATTGTCTGGAGGGAGCTCACGAGAAGACTAAAGACCACCTCACTTGTCCTCAGTGCAGGGCACAGCATCAA GTGCCTCCTAATGGAGTGAAGGGGTTTCTGAATGACTACACTTTAATACCAAGCAAGgaggacacacacaccccgGCCACTTGTCAGCAGTGCGAGGATAACAACAATGCAGTGGCTTATTGCAACACTTGCTCCCACATCTGCAATAATTGTCTAGCAGCTCACAAACGATACAAGACGTTTAGTTCGCACAAAATTGTAAGTCATGAACGTGGTAACGGGGAAAACGAAAGTAAGTTCCAGCCAAAGAAGACGTACTATTGTGCCATCCACCCAGAGGAGAATCTCAAGGTTTACTGCAAGTCATGTCAAATGTTGGATTGTGTACACTGTTTTGTGAAGAAACACTGTTATGGTCATGATATCGGGACTATTGACAACGAAACAAGGATGGAAGCGAAAAATACCATTTGCAAGCTAGCTGACTTCACAGATTCCAAGTTGAAAGAATTTGAAGCTAATTTGAAATACATCTCATTGGTTGAAAAGGACAAGGCGAAAAGGTGTGCTCCATTGAAAAGTGAAATCAATAAGGAAATTAATGAACTCTTTGCCAAACTTGAAGAAACGCGAAAACAGCTGCTCAAAGATGTTGACGATGCTTGTACGAAAGACCTCAAAGACGTGTGGGCACAAAAAGAATACCACGAGACAGCCATTACGAACATGGAGGGTGCTCTGAGCTTTGCCAGAAGAGCTCTAGCCTGCAAGGAAGACACGGAACTACTGGCCCTCTGTGCACAAGTCACCTCCAGACTGCAagagctgagtcagctaaaATGGGACATTCAAGAGACTGAGAAAATTGAAATAACTACAGTGACATATACCCTTGAAGTATCTGACAATGTTAGTGTCGGGGAAGTTGGTGTTCGTATAGATGAACCAACTATTGAAATTGAACCTATTGATATGCCGAGCACCTTTGAACCATTAAAAACGGTAACAATTAAAGTGATGGCAGCCTTCGCCAATATTCTAAATATCATGCCTAGAGATCACCATAATCTGGAGCTCAGTGGAACAGTGTCATATAGTTTTTACTATAGCAAAAAGAACAACTTCAAGGAGGTTACCGTAGAAGCTGCTACAAATCAAAATGAATGGACAGTTAGTTTTGAACCTCCAAGCGGAACTACCAGCGTAACTTTAGACCTGGACGCAAGTGGGCAGTATGGACAACAATTAGTAGAAGGCTCTGAGACTTTTTGTTTATGTAATCCTTGA